One genomic segment of Mytilus trossulus isolate FHL-02 chromosome 4, PNRI_Mtr1.1.1.hap1, whole genome shotgun sequence includes these proteins:
- the LOC134716164 gene encoding ATP synthase subunit alpha, mitochondrial-like: MLSARLASSIARQLPRAATKVCRHALGAGCVATRNISSSSPLYNTGAEVSSILEERILGQQTQTNLEETGRVLSIGDGIARVYGLKNIQAEEMVEFSSGLKGMALNLERDNVGVVVFGNDKLIKEGDIVKRTGAIVDVPIGKEILGRVVDALGIPIDGKGPLGTTERARVGVKAPGIIPRISVKEPMQTGIKAVDSLVPIGRGQRELIIGDRQTGKTAIAIDTIINQKKFNEGTDEKNKLYCIYVAIGQKRSTVAQIVKRLTDTDAIKYTIIVSATASDAAPLQYLAPYSGCAMGEYFRDNGMHAVIIYDDLSKQAVAYRQMSLLLRRPPGREAYPGDVFYLHSRLLERAAKMNDSHGGGSLTALPVIETQAGDVSAYIPTNVISITDGQIFLETELFFKGIRPAINVGLSVSRVGAAAQTKSMKQVAGSMKLELAQYREVAAFAQFGSDLDQATQNLLNRGVRLTELLKQGQYVPMPIEEQVCIIYAGVRGHLDKLDPSKITAFESAFLQHIKGSQKELLATIAKDNMITEDSDAKLKQVVLNFLSGFEG; the protein is encoded by the exons ATGCTTTCAGCCCGATTAGCATCATCTATAGCTCGACAGCTTCCCAGGGCGGCAACAAAg GTTTGCCGTCATGCCCTGGGTGCTGGCTGTGTTGCAACTAGAAACATCTCTTCTTCGTCTCCACTTTACAATACAG gAGCAGAGGTGTCCTCAATCTTGGAGGAAAGAATATTGGGACAACAAACACAGACAAATTTAGAGGAAACCGGAAGAGTATTATCAATTGGAGATGGTATTGCTCGTGTGTATGGTCTTAAAAACATCCAGGCAGAAGAGATGGTGGAGTTCTCTAGTGGATTGAAG gGCATGGCCTTGAATTTGGAAAGAGACAATGTTGGTGTTGTAGTTTTTGGAAACGACAAACTCATCAAAGAAGGTGATATTGTCAAGAGAACTGGCGCCATTGTAGATGTACCAATTGGAAAGGAAATTTTAGGAAGAGTTGTTGATGCTTTAGGTATTCCTATTGATGGAAAG GGACCACTTGGAACAACAGAAAGAGCCAGAGTAGGTGTCAAAGCTCCTGGTATCATTCCACGTATCTCAGTAAAAGAACCTATGCAGACTGGAATCAAAGCTGTAGATAGCTTGGTACCAATTGGTAGAGGACAGAGAGAATTGATCATTGGTGACAGACAGACAGG AAAAACTGCCATTGCTATTGATACCATCATTAACCAGAAGAAATTCAATGAAGGAACAGatgagaaaaacaaactttactGTATCTACGTAGCCATTGGACAGAAAAGATCAACTGTAGCACAGATTGTAAAACGTCTCACTGATACTG ATGCTATTAAATACACCATCATTGTCAGTGCCACAGCCTCTGATGCTGCTCCCCTTCAGTACTTGGCTCCATATTCTGGTTGTGCTATGGGTGAATACTTCAGAGACAATGGCATGCATGCTGTCATCATTTATGACGATTTGTCAAAACAG GCTGTAGCTTACCGTCAGATGTCATTGTTGCTACGTCGTCCTCCAGGTCGTGAGGCCTACCCTGGTGATGTATTCTACCTCCACTCTAGATTACTGGAGAGAGCAGCTAAGATGAACGATAGCCATGGTGGTGGATCTTTAACTGCCCTTCCAGTCATTGAAACACAAGCTGGTGACGTATCAGCCTACATCCCAACCAATGTCATTTCCATTACAGACGGACAGATCTTCTTGGAGACAGAATTGTTCTTCAAAGGTATCCGACCAGCCATTAACGTAGGATTGTCTGTAAGCAGAGTAGGAGCAGCTGCTCAAACTAAATCCATGAAACAG GTTGCAGGTTCCATGAAATTGGAATTGGCTCAGTACAGAGAAGTAGCTGCTTTTGCCCAGTTCGGATCTGATTTAGATCAAGCTACACAAAACTTACTCAACAGAGGAGTCCGATTAACTGAGCTTCTTAAACAAGGACAATATG TACCCATGCCCATTGAAGAACAAGTATGCATTATTTATGCTGGAGTCAGAGGACATTTAGACAAATTAGATCCATCAAAAATCACTGCTTTCGAGTCAGCATTTTTACAACACATTAAAGGCAGCCAAAAAGAATTGTTAGCAACAATTGCAAAAGACAACATGATTACTGAAGACTCTGATGCTAAATTGAAACAAGTTGTTCTAAATTTCCTTTCAGGATTTGAGGGTTAA